From Solidesulfovibrio carbinoliphilus subsp. oakridgensis, the proteins below share one genomic window:
- a CDS encoding DUF3987 domain-containing protein, which translates to MSGRPLVSSLPCTRQEAPPDDPIGLNLKEWPRFSFDACPGILGEFVRLATRDSEADPAAVCITALVRFGAEVYGYAPDKGPHLYVGETVHSPRLFAVICGSTSKARKGTSRHPVAKLFGREHCLPADLKIWGVPLPARESGGPLSTGEGLAHHVRDESDEERERRQRQNPAEPVREKGDKRLVIMDEEFASALACTKREGNTLSMGIRCFWDSGDYAPLTKNNPVLVRGAHISIITHITMQELAVCLGEVQAVNGFGNRFLWICARRSKLVALPSRMPDAELAPLQRELWRCVGQAQQRGVMTMTTKALELWRHVYPELSQEHTGLAGSIINRAEAQTLRLALLYALLDAQGKIEEPHLQAALVMWRYAQDSARYIFGDRATDPLEDKILEALKAGPLTATELSTVLSRHVPRDRLKPLLQQLEAQQRITITKLKNAGRPRIILALRELSEKSEISEERRSLA; encoded by the coding sequence ATGAGCGGCAGGCCCTTGGTCTCTTCGCTGCCCTGCACACGCCAAGAGGCCCCACCGGATGATCCCATTGGCCTCAACCTCAAGGAGTGGCCTCGATTCTCGTTTGACGCCTGCCCGGGCATCCTGGGCGAGTTTGTGCGGCTGGCGACGCGTGACAGCGAAGCTGATCCGGCGGCGGTCTGCATCACGGCGTTGGTGCGTTTCGGAGCGGAGGTCTACGGCTATGCGCCCGATAAAGGCCCGCACCTCTATGTGGGCGAGACCGTCCACTCGCCGCGCCTCTTTGCCGTCATCTGCGGCAGCACCAGCAAGGCCCGCAAAGGAACCTCTCGACATCCCGTGGCGAAGCTCTTTGGGCGGGAACACTGCCTGCCCGCTGATCTGAAGATCTGGGGGGTCCCTTTGCCCGCCAGAGAGAGTGGCGGCCCGCTCTCAACAGGAGAAGGGCTGGCCCATCATGTGCGCGACGAAAGCGATGAAGAGCGGGAACGGAGACAGCGTCAGAACCCTGCCGAACCGGTCCGCGAAAAGGGAGACAAAAGGCTCGTCATCATGGACGAGGAGTTTGCCAGCGCCCTTGCCTGCACCAAACGGGAAGGCAACACGCTCTCCATGGGCATCCGTTGCTTCTGGGATTCCGGCGACTATGCCCCCCTGACCAAGAACAACCCCGTCCTGGTGCGCGGCGCACACATCAGCATCATCACCCACATCACCATGCAGGAGCTCGCCGTGTGTTTGGGAGAGGTGCAGGCCGTGAATGGCTTCGGCAACCGTTTCCTCTGGATATGCGCCCGGCGCTCGAAACTTGTCGCCCTGCCTTCACGGATGCCGGACGCAGAGCTTGCGCCCTTGCAGCGTGAGCTTTGGCGGTGCGTGGGACAAGCCCAGCAACGCGGCGTCATGACCATGACGACGAAAGCACTGGAGCTCTGGCGACACGTCTACCCAGAGCTCTCCCAGGAGCACACGGGACTGGCCGGGAGCATTATCAACCGGGCCGAAGCCCAAACCCTCCGTCTGGCTCTCCTCTATGCGCTCTTGGACGCTCAGGGGAAAATCGAGGAGCCCCACCTGCAAGCGGCCCTTGTCATGTGGCGCTATGCCCAGGATTCGGCGCGCTACATCTTCGGAGACCGGGCGACGGACCCGCTGGAGGATAAGATCCTGGAAGCGCTCAAGGCCGGCCCACTCACGGCCACCGAACTAAGCACCGTCCTGAGCAGGCATGTCCCCCGCGACCGCCTCAAACCTCTGCTACAGCAACTCGAAGCGCAACAGCGCATCACCATCACCAAGCTCAAAAACGCAGGCCGTCCCCGGATCATCCTGGCTCTGCGCGAATTAAGCGAAAAAAGCGAAATAAGCGAAGAAAGGAGGAGTCTCGCGTGA
- a CDS encoding helix-turn-helix transcriptional regulator — MVIKRFYNIEELSIILGKSIASIHAHLSRKQFDAVPPPVKLGRRLAWQVESVNEWIDTKASQATPWKPTSPAQPAPPARRRGRPKKTEQRDRGEK; from the coding sequence ATGGTGATCAAGCGTTTTTACAACATCGAAGAGCTGTCAATTATCCTCGGAAAGAGCATCGCTTCAATCCACGCTCATCTCTCCCGCAAACAGTTTGACGCCGTCCCCCCGCCTGTGAAGTTAGGCCGTCGACTGGCTTGGCAGGTGGAGTCCGTGAATGAATGGATCGACACCAAGGCCTCCCAGGCAACTCCCTGGAAGCCGACCTCCCCCGCACAGCCCGCGCCGCCTGCCAGACGACGCGGTAGGCCCAAAAAAACGGAACAGCGGGACAGGGGTGAGAAATGA